A window of Fragaria vesca subsp. vesca linkage group LG7, FraVesHawaii_1.0, whole genome shotgun sequence contains these coding sequences:
- the LOC101310264 gene encoding hydroxyacylglutathione hydrolase cytoplasmic-like isoform 2, with product MKIHHVACLEDNYAYLIIDESTKEAAVVDPVEPEKVLKAAQEHGAQVKIVLTTHHHWDHAGGNEKIKELVPGIKVYGGSVDNVKGCTDKVDNGDKITLGADTQILSLHTPCHTKGHISYYVTSKEGEEPAVFTGDTLFVAGCGKFFEGTAEQMHQSLCVTLASLPKPTRVYCGHEYTVKNLQFAQTVEPHNAKIKQKLSWAQQQREAGLPTVPSTIESEMETNPFVRADMPELQEKVGCQNAVEALREIRQRKDNWRG from the exons ATGAAAATCCACCACGTTGCTTGCTTGGAAGACAATTACGCATACCT AATCATTGACGAGAGCACCAAAGAAGCGGCGGTTGTGGATCCTGTTGAACCCGAAAAGGTTCTTAAAGCGGCTCAAGAGCACGGTGCCCAAGTCAAAATCGTCCTCACCACTCACCACCATTG GGATCATGCGGGTGGAAATGAGAAGATAAAGGAGTTGGTGCCTGGTATAAAGGTGTATGGCGGTTCTGTTGATAATGTGAAGGGCTGCACTGATAAGGTGGACAATGGTGATAAGATTACGCTCGGAGCTGATACTCAAATACTCTCACTTCACACACCATG TCACACAAAAGGTCACATAAGTTATTATGTGACTAGCAAAGAGGGAGAGGAACCAGCTGTTTTCACCGGAGACACACTG TTTGTTGCTGGTTGCGGCAAATTTTTCGAAGGAACAGCTGAACAGATGCATCAGTCACTGTGTGTAACTTTGGCTTCTTTGCCAAAGCCTACACGAGTTTACTGTGGTCATGAG TACACAGTGAAAAACCTGCAATTTGCTCAGACAGTTGAGCCACACAATGCAAAGATAAAGCAGAAGTTATCCTGGGCACAGCAGCAGCGGGAAGCGGGTCTCCCAACGGTTCCCTCAACCATTGAGAGCGAGATGGAAACAAACCCCTTTGTGCGAGCTGATATGCCAGAGCTTCAG GAGAAGGTTGGTTGCCAAAATGCTGTGGAGGCTCTCCGCGAGATAAGGCAGAGGAAGGACAACTGGAGGGGCTAA
- the LOC101310264 gene encoding hydroxyacylglutathione hydrolase cytoplasmic-like isoform 1, which produces MKIHHVACLEDNYAYLIIDESTKEAAVVDPVEPEKVLKAAQEHGAQVKIVLTTHHHWDHAGGNEKIKELVPGIKVYGGSVDNVKGCTDKVDNGDKITLGADTQILSLHTPCHTKGHISYYVTSKEGEEPAVFTGDTLFVAGCGKFFEGTAEQMHQSLCVTLASLPKPTRVYCGHEYTVKNLQFAQTVEPHNAKIKQKLSWAQQQREAGLPTVPSTIESEMETNPFVRADMPELQVYFFSFSYKLLFMVFRDKSLYKSYE; this is translated from the exons ATGAAAATCCACCACGTTGCTTGCTTGGAAGACAATTACGCATACCT AATCATTGACGAGAGCACCAAAGAAGCGGCGGTTGTGGATCCTGTTGAACCCGAAAAGGTTCTTAAAGCGGCTCAAGAGCACGGTGCCCAAGTCAAAATCGTCCTCACCACTCACCACCATTG GGATCATGCGGGTGGAAATGAGAAGATAAAGGAGTTGGTGCCTGGTATAAAGGTGTATGGCGGTTCTGTTGATAATGTGAAGGGCTGCACTGATAAGGTGGACAATGGTGATAAGATTACGCTCGGAGCTGATACTCAAATACTCTCACTTCACACACCATG TCACACAAAAGGTCACATAAGTTATTATGTGACTAGCAAAGAGGGAGAGGAACCAGCTGTTTTCACCGGAGACACACTG TTTGTTGCTGGTTGCGGCAAATTTTTCGAAGGAACAGCTGAACAGATGCATCAGTCACTGTGTGTAACTTTGGCTTCTTTGCCAAAGCCTACACGAGTTTACTGTGGTCATGAG TACACAGTGAAAAACCTGCAATTTGCTCAGACAGTTGAGCCACACAATGCAAAGATAAAGCAGAAGTTATCCTGGGCACAGCAGCAGCGGGAAGCGGGTCTCCCAACGGTTCCCTCAACCATTGAGAGCGAGATGGAAACAAACCCCTTTGTGCGAGCTGATATGCCAGAGCTTCAGGTTTATTTCTTCTCATTTAGTTACAAGCTCCTTTTCATGGTTTTCAGAGACAAATCACTATATAAGTCGTATGAATGA